The following coding sequences lie in one Miscanthus floridulus cultivar M001 chromosome 9, ASM1932011v1, whole genome shotgun sequence genomic window:
- the LOC136481995 gene encoding uncharacterized protein isoform X2 — translation MPPAPTRWRRGGRSPPRLLQGVLLVAAFSAAALMLLILLQHSHGPNPPNPSAASRARDSSGELLDDSPPAERDPEAGDSAVAADGSACATVERMGEEAAGAGRGSPEQASLRVREMIRRHFELHERVRTLPAHEFCKQGFVLGKASEAGFGNEMYKILTAGALSVMLNRSLIIGQTRGLYPFGEYVSYTNQSFTIHEIKHLWRKHRCARTYGRDLNIRVDIFDNPAETNVLCSDWNSWKDPIIWFDGATDAVGIQFFLKNVHPKMKAAASAVFGLPDSLYARPNTFGELMRAIISPSSKVEEAVDWALKGANPDIVLHTRMMANRPIRARKAAVLCIKRALQISHIKGTPLVALVSDTPAFVKEIKSDISEFAEVLYFDYKLFAKTSGLEIVGSDKPLDFRSRDWGSAPRWVAFVDFFIAAQARYAVVTGAHRRVGTTYAQLIAALAAANRHGREPSGANFTFLSSVHSNLLVEGLLTQVGWGHIWNRYAGPLSCRHQPHQCALTPLLPPAWWDGQWQSPIPRDVRRLLEYGVRLSNTGEVDERRLVLHCRSRKDHVKRYHVLPPYKNPASS, via the exons ATGCCGCCGGCGCCCACGCGATGGCGGCGCGGGGGCCGCTCGCCACCGCGTCTCCTTCAGGGAGTCCTCCTCGTGGCCGCCTTCTCCGCTGCGGCCCTCATGCTCCTCATACTACTCCAGCACAGCCACGGCCCTAACCCCCCAAACCCCTCCGCCGCGTCCCGCGCCCGCGACTCCTCGGGGGAGCTCCTCGACGACTCGCCTCCCGCGGAGCGGGATCCGGAGGCTGGTGACTCGGCGGTCGCCGCTGACGGTTCCGCGTGCGCGACGGTGGAGAGGATGGGGGAGGAGGCCGCTGGCGCTGGGCGGGGCTCTCCGGAGCAGGCCAGCCTGCGGGTCCGCGAGATGATCCGGCGCCACTTCGAGCTCCACG AAAGAGTGAGAACGCTTCCTGCCCATGAATTCTGCAAACAAGGCTTTGTGTTGGGGAAAGCATCTGAAGCTGGATTTGGCAATGAAATGTACAAGATCTTAACAGCAGGAGCCTTGAGTGTCATGTTAAACCGATCTTTGATCATCGGGCAAACAAG GGGACTGTATCCTTTTGGGGAGTACGTTTCTTATACCAACCAGTCATTCACTATTCATGAAATCAAACATTTGTGGAGGAAACATCGTTGTGCTAGGACATACGGTAGAGATCTGAATATCAGAGTGGACATTTTTGACAATCCAGCTGAGACGAATGTTCTGTGTAGTGACTGGAATAGCTGGAAAGATCCAATTATCTG GTTCGATGGTGCAACAGATGCAGTTGGGATTCAGTTTTTTCTGAAGAATGTTCATCCTAAAATGAAGGCTGCTGCGTCGGCTGTTTTTGGATTGCCAGACTCATTGTATGCCAGGCCTAATACATTTGGTGAACTTATGCGAGCTATCATATCTCCATCCAGCAAAGTCGAAGAAGCAGTTGACTGGGCTTTGAAGGGTGCGAATCCAGATATTGTTTTGCACACGCGCATGATGGCGAATAG GCCAATCCGAGCAAGAAAAGCTGCAGTTCTTTGTATTAAGAGAGCTCTACAGATTAGCCATATCAAGGGTACACCTCTGGTGGCATTGGTCTCAGACACACCAGCATTTGTGAAGGAGATAAAGTCAGACATCAGTGAGTTTGCAGAG GTACTTTATTTTGATTACAAGTTGTTTGCCAAGACTTCTGGTCTGGAGATAGTTGGAAGTGATAAG CCTTTGGATTTTCGTTCAAGAGACTGGGGATCAGCTCCAAGGTGGGTGGCGTTTGTTGATTTCTTTATAGCTGCACAGGCCAGATATGCAGTTGTCACTGGAGCACACCGTCGTGTGGGGACCACCTACGCACAACTCATTGCAGCATTGGCTGCGGCAAACAGACATG GTCGAGAGCCTTCAGGCGCCAACTTCACGTTCCTAAGCAGCGTCCACAGTAACTTGCTGGTCGAGGGGCTCTTGACGCAGGTTGGATGGGGTCATATCTGGAACAGATACGCTGGTCCTCTAAGCTGTCGGCACCAGCCACACCAATGCGCCTTGACCCCGCTCCTCCCTCCTGCTTGGTGGGACGGTCAGTGGCAAAGCCCCATTCCCAGGGATGTGAGGAGGCTACTGGAGTATGGCGTCCGGTTATCGAACACTGGGGAGGTGGACGAGAGGCGCCTCGTGTTGCACTGCAGGTCAAGGAAAGATCATGTAAAGAGGTACCATGTCCTTCCACCATACAAGAACCCGGCATCATCATAG
- the LOC136481995 gene encoding uncharacterized protein isoform X1, whose amino-acid sequence MPPAPTRWRRGGRSPPRLLQGVLLVAAFSAAALMLLILLQHSHGPNPPNPSAASRARDSSGELLDDSPPAERDPEAGDSAVAADGSACATVERMGEEAAGAGRGSPEQASLRVREMIRRHFELHGAERVRTLPAHEFCKQGFVLGKASEAGFGNEMYKILTAGALSVMLNRSLIIGQTRGLYPFGEYVSYTNQSFTIHEIKHLWRKHRCARTYGRDLNIRVDIFDNPAETNVLCSDWNSWKDPIIWFDGATDAVGIQFFLKNVHPKMKAAASAVFGLPDSLYARPNTFGELMRAIISPSSKVEEAVDWALKGANPDIVLHTRMMANRPIRARKAAVLCIKRALQISHIKGTPLVALVSDTPAFVKEIKSDISEFAEVLYFDYKLFAKTSGLEIVGSDKPLDFRSRDWGSAPRWVAFVDFFIAAQARYAVVTGAHRRVGTTYAQLIAALAAANRHGREPSGANFTFLSSVHSNLLVEGLLTQVGWGHIWNRYAGPLSCRHQPHQCALTPLLPPAWWDGQWQSPIPRDVRRLLEYGVRLSNTGEVDERRLVLHCRSRKDHVKRYHVLPPYKNPASS is encoded by the exons ATGCCGCCGGCGCCCACGCGATGGCGGCGCGGGGGCCGCTCGCCACCGCGTCTCCTTCAGGGAGTCCTCCTCGTGGCCGCCTTCTCCGCTGCGGCCCTCATGCTCCTCATACTACTCCAGCACAGCCACGGCCCTAACCCCCCAAACCCCTCCGCCGCGTCCCGCGCCCGCGACTCCTCGGGGGAGCTCCTCGACGACTCGCCTCCCGCGGAGCGGGATCCGGAGGCTGGTGACTCGGCGGTCGCCGCTGACGGTTCCGCGTGCGCGACGGTGGAGAGGATGGGGGAGGAGGCCGCTGGCGCTGGGCGGGGCTCTCCGGAGCAGGCCAGCCTGCGGGTCCGCGAGATGATCCGGCGCCACTTCGAGCTCCACG GAGCAGAAAGAGTGAGAACGCTTCCTGCCCATGAATTCTGCAAACAAGGCTTTGTGTTGGGGAAAGCATCTGAAGCTGGATTTGGCAATGAAATGTACAAGATCTTAACAGCAGGAGCCTTGAGTGTCATGTTAAACCGATCTTTGATCATCGGGCAAACAAG GGGACTGTATCCTTTTGGGGAGTACGTTTCTTATACCAACCAGTCATTCACTATTCATGAAATCAAACATTTGTGGAGGAAACATCGTTGTGCTAGGACATACGGTAGAGATCTGAATATCAGAGTGGACATTTTTGACAATCCAGCTGAGACGAATGTTCTGTGTAGTGACTGGAATAGCTGGAAAGATCCAATTATCTG GTTCGATGGTGCAACAGATGCAGTTGGGATTCAGTTTTTTCTGAAGAATGTTCATCCTAAAATGAAGGCTGCTGCGTCGGCTGTTTTTGGATTGCCAGACTCATTGTATGCCAGGCCTAATACATTTGGTGAACTTATGCGAGCTATCATATCTCCATCCAGCAAAGTCGAAGAAGCAGTTGACTGGGCTTTGAAGGGTGCGAATCCAGATATTGTTTTGCACACGCGCATGATGGCGAATAG GCCAATCCGAGCAAGAAAAGCTGCAGTTCTTTGTATTAAGAGAGCTCTACAGATTAGCCATATCAAGGGTACACCTCTGGTGGCATTGGTCTCAGACACACCAGCATTTGTGAAGGAGATAAAGTCAGACATCAGTGAGTTTGCAGAG GTACTTTATTTTGATTACAAGTTGTTTGCCAAGACTTCTGGTCTGGAGATAGTTGGAAGTGATAAG CCTTTGGATTTTCGTTCAAGAGACTGGGGATCAGCTCCAAGGTGGGTGGCGTTTGTTGATTTCTTTATAGCTGCACAGGCCAGATATGCAGTTGTCACTGGAGCACACCGTCGTGTGGGGACCACCTACGCACAACTCATTGCAGCATTGGCTGCGGCAAACAGACATG GTCGAGAGCCTTCAGGCGCCAACTTCACGTTCCTAAGCAGCGTCCACAGTAACTTGCTGGTCGAGGGGCTCTTGACGCAGGTTGGATGGGGTCATATCTGGAACAGATACGCTGGTCCTCTAAGCTGTCGGCACCAGCCACACCAATGCGCCTTGACCCCGCTCCTCCCTCCTGCTTGGTGGGACGGTCAGTGGCAAAGCCCCATTCCCAGGGATGTGAGGAGGCTACTGGAGTATGGCGTCCGGTTATCGAACACTGGGGAGGTGGACGAGAGGCGCCTCGTGTTGCACTGCAGGTCAAGGAAAGATCATGTAAAGAGGTACCATGTCCTTCCACCATACAAGAACCCGGCATCATCATAG